The stretch of DNA AGGCTTACGTCGAGGATGCTTTTGATAAAACTCCTACAAAAGGTGGATTTCCCAGACGCCGACGGACCGATTACGTGGCACTGGTACACATTTCTACTGGATTGTTTTTTGGCTAAATCTGTCTTCTTATCTCTTGTTACTGAAACaataatattgaaattaaaattagaaataatTGCTTTTAGTaattatagtaaaataaacataaattgtgTCTCAAGGTTCAACTACGTGCAGTTACAATTAATGTAACTTGATTTGACATcaaatttaatttcaattcttaaaaatattttgtaaattttttaaaaatagacaCTCCATTTTTATCGGAGCAGTAGATACTCCAATTCTGCGTTGATATTAATTATCGGCTTTTCATTTGCGAATTCAGTTTGTGTTTGAACTAAGGCTTTGTAAGTATTGTAGATTTTTAGTTCTTTTGTTGAGATAATGAGTTCTGGTTATTTCTGGTTCTTGGTATTATATAATACCGGTTCTGGTattatacaatataataaaattggaattttattatATTACTGACAAAGAACTCTTATGTATATTAAAAACTAGCGAAAAAGGcttaaacgtattttaaactatTGTATTCAAACCAGAAAGTGATAATGATCAAATAAACTGTTGAAAATAGAGATGGAAACAGATTATTTGAATAGTTCCAAAATCTCAACAATTGAATTAATAAGAACTGCGAgtaatatacactcgcgatcataaaatccgggtcaccttgaaaatcaccgatatttcatttttaacgagctttatcgtaaataataataataaaaatacaaagtaatgcatgtttctggaaattgttgtcggcttagcggtttcctttgcaacaaagaatttcaatagtgccgatttcgcgggaaagcgcacacttcaCAAattgaacggtacctgtaactgccgcttgttttaaatgtctcatttgtgcttcgactttctgttcaaacgcaacgaaaaaacgtttattattgccaccattagtgtttattagtgccattattagtgtttattattgtttattttttgccaaaaatacccttgactgttgttgaaacggcacaaattgttgcgcttgcgaaagacggtcacactcaacggctagtcgcaagaactgttggcgtaaggaactgtctacggttcaacgagtgcttcaacgctttcaggagaagggtttgctatccagacgacctggctctggacgagaagaatgaccacggtacgagatgaccgttttcttgtgtttcaggctttacgaaaccggacctcaactgcgattatgcatcgaaatcgtctacaggaagtacgaaatcgcaatgttagcgttgcaacagtcaggagaagatttcgttcttttggactatattctcgggtaatggctacaggaccaccacttcgcctggcgcatcgagttgcacgactagcttttgctcgacaatacgcgcattggggaattaacgattgtagcaaagagttattctcagatgaatcttGTTTCtacctaactggatccgatggacgtgtaagagtttggaggagaaccgatgaatgattttcacaagcttgcattgctctaagaatgccatttggtagAAGCTCGGTCATGGCTTAGGGAGGGGTATCTTCCGatttccgcacagaattacccttcatcgaaaataggtccttaactgcacgaagggatattacggagattctggaagaacatgttatgcataccatggcaaggcttggagaaaacgtcgtttttatgcagaacaacgcgcgaacgcacgttgccacgatcagtatgcaatacttggatgaggttggaattacgaggttaccctggccagctaggtctctggacctgaatcccatcgaacatatctgggacgatttgaaaaaacgtattcaacccccaacatctcctcctaacaacggacaggagcttaaggatctgttagtgagagggtggaataacataccacaacatgtaatccggagaaaaattgagagtatgccccgtcgtcttcaagtggtcattagagcaagtggaggcaatacacgatattagtcattgaaatttcactgacattttaccacgttctgtattttccattttttttcgtatgcctgttttatcaacaatttggtttgttttctgctttttcaataaaaaaaaataaaaaaccgtttttttttgttttaaaacaaacattgatgacaaataaaaaatacgttagcataaaaaaaaaggttattactgcgccagaggcaaaaatattccagaaacttgaaattttcaaggtgacccggattttatgatcgcgagtgtaacATAGGAGGTAACTAGTAGTTTCGTTCACGTGATTTTACTAAATAGTTACTGGTCATTTAACAATTATTATCCtactttttatttgattattattcaTTACCTTGAATGGCTGTCACCTGTGTCTCGTTTTCATAAATATTGTACCCCAGGTAAGCCAAATACTCAAAAGTTCTGGGCAAATCCACCAAAGTCATCAACGCCCATTGACACATGTACCCCTGGTATGTGATCCATCCTTTCTCGTTAGTTGGCACCATAGAGCTGACATCTGGGCCCCACGCGGGAGTGGGACACGTCGAAAACAATTCTTCGTATTCCGACGGCGATAAGGCTTTATCTCTATCTTTATCGAACCTTTCGAAGAGGTGCGTGAGGAACTGTTGACCTTTGAAAGACAGCTCTGTGGTGGATCCGGAAGGAACTTTCAAACTgaaaaaaatattcaacaataaataaaacacaaaatagCCCTTCCCACCGTAGACTATTAAATAAAGAGACTGGTGCTGCTACAAGAGAAATGCACAAATGAAACTTCATTGACAAAAAACTATTGACGTGAAGCCTACTAGTTCTATTCATTGCATTGATTTTTGATTGCGTACTCGTGTTTTTGAGTGGTTTCCAATTGATTGAGCGTtgacaaacttaaatgtggcgacttcccaaaaacttacatcggtcaaactggtagaaattttaataaacgaatagcagaacataaaagggctttcaatagcagaaaaacagattctacatacgcacttcaccttctagatcgtaattgttcttttaatgacgactttcaaattcttcacatccaaaataaaggccttaagctatctttattagaatctatggaaattaacaaattaaaaagtaCAGACATAATTTGAATGACCaatttgagacaaacagttctcccctcctaaacctattcagttaaagactataaagtgtaaacacatatcAAAAATAGataacttgagaaaggcactcagtgataagatattataatagatattgtggaagtgttgaaaacaaagttttcagtgtgtTATATAATAATGATGTTGTTTATGTTTTTCTTCTCTATGAACCCCTAATGAGAGGAAAATATGAAGATGTTAATAAGTGAATACGTAAtatgaaatcaaaataaaatattttatagtgtCAGCTTCGTTATTTAATAGCCACAATTCGTAAATTTAATCTTACCTTGGATACAAATACTCTTTGGACATATTCAAATTGTCATTATAACCGAATTTCCTTAGCACGGTCCAGGTGGTCTCGTTTCTGCCTCTTTGTATAAACAAGTTGTGTAGATATAAGAAACCGTTTAGAGTGACACAATTGTGACATACTCCGTCCTCTAAGTTCTTTCTCAATACGGCTTTGACGTCATCTAGCACTTGAGGCTGTAAAGGCGCGTTGAAGCAACGACTTTGGAAGTTGTTCAGTTCTATGTCGTTCAGTAGTCCGTCGCAGTCTATATCACATATTTTGAAGATCCGGATCAATGCGTTTTTGCACCCATCtgataactaaaataaaaagcaCATTATTTCATTATAAAATTGAAACCATTTGACATACAATATATTTGCGAAAATACAATTTAACACCTTCAATTCGTTGTATAATTGCTAACTTGAGCACTttgaaaaacaaaattagtataaaaCTGACTATTActgttattttaaataatactGTATGTATCACTTACATCGGCCTTGTCCACAGAGTAAATTGGTGAAGTGGGATGAAGAACAGCCTTCTGTGCATAATAAAACATTTCGGAAATATTTTTTAAGGTTTTAGCTGAACACTCAATGCAAGTTTCAATCTCGGAAAACTCCTCCATTATTTCAAAAATACCCTAAAAATTTAAACggtataaaacaaacaataataaacactctAATAGGAGTATCCTTCTGAAAAACCTGTTTTTAATAAAAGCGGCAAAACACTAGTCAAACATTTCATATAGGTATTCATATCCACCTATATTGTACTCATATATTACATAATCGGGAACTGGATTGCTTGTTTTTGGTTATTAATATTGTGCAATGTGTGTTTATACTACGTTATTTTGCAGTCTATTACTCTCTTTCAAACACTTTCACAGAAATCAATTCTAGTACATTacgtatatttttaataaagtaaaaaaagttttaaaagtaAAAGCTTTACTAGTACAAGAGGTTAAGAGACAATAATAGAATTGACGGTTAAAAACGTTTCTTAAATACTCGCTTTGATAGAGCATATCGTAGTTAACGATAAATGAGGAGCAACTGACCAAAAAGCAATAAATCCagttttagacattttttaattaaaaactacAAAGTACTTGGTATAGTTCAATCTACATTGTGAACTATTCATTTCCGGTAATGTGCTTTAAATCCAATATATACCTATTGCTATATGAATAATTCAAAACCAAGCAAAAATgcagtcaagaaaagtcgcttctttgccgaataaggtatactattttttcttcaaacgtaccaattttcaaccataaatagtacaattcatacgctatttttactcgaaattaactgtgacaactatcaaagtcgtctagatgttagaaattaaaataattaagtcgtcggtgggatttgcgtctccctggttacagttgtttgacagttgtttgcaattattaaagacagcttattgttgttgcaaccgcaagagcaaatttagtgcgaaaatggaaaacctaaacgaaattgagtccgcggctaatgatgcagtagcacgtttggggccctccaagtcggataagaacgataatgctcaaaaaattttaaaccctcatgattcgccaacatcgggaatgatggctgaaagttgttctcgaccatcagtatcatcaacaattaccgaTGCGTATCAatagtcgggaacatttttgcacggtttcaattttgaaaatgcctcattaactaattgtacttttaatattactataaataaaaatgatgtttaattgttgttaatgacatttgtattgttgatttgtgacatgtttcatattgttgccatgacaacatttttccctccgccgcgcgccgtaaagaaatgggaaaaaaaactgctgccggcggagacatcaaactttgacaggatcaagttagataagtaatgtcatcattatttgacgtttgaagaaaaaaatatttatgtgaaAATTTTTATTCAGTTTGCGGAAATTACCAAAAGATGGCAACCACAGTTCTGTTCATTTTGTTATGCGTAAGAATGTATTTTGCTTACTTAGGTAGGTACTTTAGAGGGAGTTGTTTGTTTGTGTAAAAGATGGTAACAAGGGAAGTCGAAAAAGAATGGCTAAAGTGTCTAAAAGATcggttaaaaaaaagtaaaaggtaAAAACCCATTAACATTTATTGTTTCTAACGGTTTTAAGTGGTGATTTAAATTATCTGTAGGTATGAAGATAATGCTTCTCTTTACCCAATTTGGTATTGAACCCTCCCATTTTGATTTTGATAGCACGTCTGGGTGCTGAGGTGTACTGTTTTATCTTTATAATCTTGTTTTATCACTATATTCTAATACAAAAGCAAGAAGAGAAATATTATTTCTTTCTATTCGAAATCGTATACCAGATTAAgtccataaataaaattttgtattgttTTAACTGATTTTTTACCCCCCATTAATTTTCTATAACTATGATATTCATCACACCATTTTTTTCTTCTGAAACACATATCTCTATTGAATCATTCTTTTTCTAATTATATCCAAATAACTCACGTTTTTTGAACCTGTTAAACACGATAATAAATATACCGGAAACCTAAGACAAGATATTCAAGTCACTAAATCATTCAGACAAGAAACAAAAATAgatcaataaaaatagaaacgtttttttattcgGGATTCCATATTTACGTTACgattttatatttatagacaaaacatgtaatcaaaaataaacttggtaataaataagaaaaaaaggtAGACACCTTTTTAACGAGGTAAAAAATAAATGACGCGAAACCATTTGTTGGAAAGGAAAACCAGTTTGTTAACTAAATGATCAAAGCTGGAATTCTTTCGCATTACTATACGTTTTGGTGAAAAATTGTAAAGCGAAAACTAATATAGGGTCTTCCAATAGGTATTTTCGAATTTCGATCGTTGGTAGCGGCCATATGAAGCTACATCTGTCAAATTACCTGTCATTCATTCAGTCTGTCTTGTCAAATAACCGGAAATGGAAATGGCGTAACACgtgaaaatgataaaattgatTTATCAAAATGATGTTCTATTCTCCAAGAGCCAATGCATCCCGAAGAAGTGACTGGTGTGGATTTTGGGTTGGCGGCGTCATTGGTCCATATTTATTGGTCAACTTATTTTAGCCTGAATTGGATGATATGGACACCAATGGCTTGTGGTATTAACAGGATTATGCATTGGACATACTGCACGAGCGACTTGGGGGGGCATGGTCATCTCACGTAGAGGTAATGTGAACAGGCCACTGAGATCGTACAATTTGAGCTCGTTAGATTctttctttggtttttttttaatcgcAGGTCTATGTGAATAAGCTAGAAACTACACCGACCTTCAAAGCTAACATAGCCCATGCCACCGGTCAAACGCATCCTAATTTATGCGCTAGAGTCATGGAAAATTTGCCATTGGATGCGCGCTACCGAGCGAAGCCGCTTAAGACTGTATATTAGAGTTTAGTAGAGCTAAAACTGTTGTTCTGATCGAGGAGAAACCCAGACAGACTGAAGTTGTCGGTTACACACAGACTCAGGTCACTCGTGTGATGTCTCCCGGCTTATAAATAAAATCGAGGAACAAATTCTGTTAGTGGCTGAAGAAAAGTGTATTCCTTCTTCTCGTcaatggatacgtttttcctcttaCGATTAccaataaactatctatctatttaTCATTTTCTGACACTGAATGTACGAGGAAAAAAAACCATGAGCGTCTCAGTACTCTTCAACAGTAGATCGTTACAGCAACCTCAACCAATTGCAATTTGAGACAAGACAATTAGAAATAGACTGCATTTGGAAACATTGTGTTCATAAGAATACCTTTGTTTGCTTGGAAACTCACATTGCAACAGAAAATAATGCGACTTGATGAGCTATGAACTCTTACAGTGTCATAGTGACAGATGGCAAATTTGTGATTTTCAGATTATACTACGATAGGCCTTTCGTCAGATAATCGTCGAATTAGAGTTTGGAGAAATCAAATTCAACAGGATAGACTTAACAGAGCTGTCGAAAGAGATTCTTATGAAGGATAATTCGTAGTTCTCTGAGTTGTATAATGTGAAATAATAAAACGACTTCAAATCCCATTGCTGGTCAAATTTATCTTTATCTCTTCTGAGAAATAAGAAACCACTATGTcaacattattttcttcttccctCTTAAAGATCAGCAGATATTTTGACAAATTTTTCTGCTTGAGTCTTCTTCAACAAGTCATCCAATCTACTATGATCTTAAGCTAGGAACACGTCTGCGTCCTGATCCGCGTTTATTTTCGATCTTAACCTCTAATATGGGTTGGATGAAGTCATAACATTTTGTGTTTCATTCATgacaaaaaaaatccttttagTCTAAAAATCTGGAGTCCGAGCTATgtataaaaatcaatattaaaattgACTATGTAACTTTAAAATCATCTTACAATAAGTAAACACCTGGATAAGTATCTATTATCAAATTTATTgatcttttaaagtaaataaacatACTTGAATAAAGTATTTCAGCCCATGATCCGTGATAAAACCAcaacaattcgcagatgataatACACTTATCTATGAAAATTATgacagaaaaatattaattataagtaGTCTAGGTGTTGCCAGGGGGTATTTTTCATTTTACTACgttataattttcatttttctatttgCATACCTAAATTTAGGTCTTGGAAGATTCGCTAAATATGGCGTATACTGGTATTCACATATTACTAATAGTACAAGATTCCACGCACTGCACATAgttcatcaaactcacatttttacatacatttgaAATAAGTAGAATACATTCATAATCAGTTGTCAATCAAAAGTGGTCTATTCTTCTAATCTTAAATGTATGAAAAATATGAGTTTGATAAACTACGTTATGAATGTAGTGATCCAGCAGTGGGATCTTAGGCTATAAAGTCagttttaaatagtttattaatTTCTGCTCTGctgtacataattttttttttttttttcatcatcaATCGATAACTGTATGATATTATACAACAAGCCTGTGTAAAGTACTTTTAGCACTTATCTTACTAGCCTTCTTTAACACGTTAGCTGCCACCTGCACTGCTTGAAATTAACTGCCACTATGTATGTAATGCAGAATGAAATATATGTTTACCAAAATGTTTGTTGTGttacttatttactttttttaaagtaTACGTCTCTATAATGCCATATATACCTCTCCATCTCTCAAATATACCTCTCCTCTTAAATATACCTCTCCATAATGCCATGATTTTGCATATTCGTTGACATACTGGTGTTGGTTGATCGTTTACTGAAGCAGTGACATCAAATTTATTCACTACACCATGAATAGTCATAGTCCTCTCAGTAGAACGATTATGGTGACTGTAAAATGAGCAAAGCGCATGAAACGTTGCCAGAACATAACACCCAGtttgataaaacaattttatgGTTTGTTCATGTTGTATGGTATACTTATCCATAGTGATTTGGCAAAATAGACTAAATAAATGGCAGCTAATTTGACATAATGCAGCTTCAACCATATGACTGCTACCAACTGTCAAAATTTCTATTGGAAAACCCATTACAATTACTCAATTGTCTTTTATGtccaaaatttttactttttcatttaatGGAAGAACTCTTCATCTTCTATTAGACTTAACATCAATAACCTGTGTCACCATTAATAGGGTATAGAAAATCGTGAGATAGTAATACATTTTTATGTGTTGTAAATGCTAGAAGCAAACTGAAGAGATTTATCGAGAAAGCAGGAAGACTGTCAAATTctatgattatcaaaattttggtAATAAGTACTTTTAATTTATAATTCCAGAAATACCTCCCTTTAGGGAGCTATAATACTATTGTCgaaatattttattgtataataTCTTGAGGTATGTATTGTATATATGAAGGTATAACATCTTGAGAAACTCAGACAGGTCTAAAGAAATTAAATACATATGAGATGTTAGTTTAAATGAAGCTTCAAGTTTAAGGAGAGCATTAGAAGATCCAGAATTCTTGTTGTgagaatattatatattattttgcaTTGTATGTTgtaaaattgacaaaaatataCAGCGACATTGCCAAAAAAGTGTGTGACAAAATTACAACCCAAATAATAGGAAGATTTTCCTTTATAGGTGATTTACAAACTACACAACATTGTTAAAAAGAAAGATACTTGAAATATTCCTGAAATTTCAAAAgctataaaattgttaaaaattattataagaatgATCACAAACTAATCAATCGGAACAGCTTTTTTCCACTTTTAAGTGCATAAAAAGTTTaagtaaatgtaaataaaatcaAATGTCTGTCACTTCTACTCAAAATTCAGGTTAAATTATTTAGGAATTGTTATTCTGATCacattaaattttcaaacttgcataaacaaaaattttgcaCAGCAAAAACTAAATTTTATGGACAGCCTAATACAGAAGTATAGCTAAAttgtatgtaaaaaaaaacagaagtaaCCCACTGCAAGATAGAgaatattccattttaatttcatgCTGAAACAATTGGCCAGtctataaaaaaaggaaaaaagatacTACTGGAAAATAATACAAACATAAAGGTTTTGAGTCATAGGGGATATTTAGTGCACAGTAAATATGTAATCGTATAGGATTAGATAGCCATTGTTTTTTTACAATCAATGGACCAAGTGGAAAAATTACACTACTACTTTTTTCTCCTGAAATTTTCCAATTACTTTTCAGGGAAACCATCATAAAAACCTTTTCATTTTCTCAACTTCAAAatcaattaataatttatcaatatatggataaaaactcattttttatatataatatatttatatttatatctaaATGATAGTAACTTTCTTAATAACTGTAAATGACATACAAGACAGATATTggtaaatttaagtaaaaaatatatttacaaaagcgAGATTGATTCttaaaacttttaacttttagattaagttgaaaaaattaaatatttattcaaaaatttatatgaaaaatttagTTTAAAAGAGAGATGCCTTGTTTGTTAACGAAACAATTAAAATAGCTTTGTTATTGTTTCTGATACGCTTTAGAACTAAAATATAATTAAACctgcatttaaaaaacatattttattaaaaagaacCCTATGCAACTAATAGGAGCCAAGAGAGATTTGTTTCTAAATAGTATCTCAACAATTATTAACATataagtataaaaaaattgcaaaaacgatagtttttatgaatataaattaaaaatcgaATTCAGGATTCAGCCTAAATGCGTGTTTTCTAAATGTTGTAAAAACAAGCAGACGCTGAACGATAGTTTTTGTATTTGACGATAATTTTTGTATTTGCTTTTTAATATTGcaagtttaaagtttaaaaaaggtaaaatgtGATTTTTCCATAAAATTCAAACATTAATTGGAAAATTCCTGGGCAGAAAATATAATTTGAATTGGCCACTAATTACTAAAAAACAATGGTGATCTAATCATATGAATGAATATTTATCATTTACTAGATACCCCCTACTATTTAAAACCTTAAAATATCTGTATTCTTTTATGTAAAATCTTTTGGCATATGGAATGGAAAAATTTTTCATTCCATGTCACACAGCCTGGATTAGAAGATATAAAGTAAAACCTAATGAAAATAGGATTTAAATTATAACACAAGAAAAACACtctattttataaagaaaatatttgtgaGGATTGGATTTAGTATCTATTAGAGCTTATTTTTTACTCTAAGCTATTATGTTTTTCAAATTCCAGAAATGTAAAATGATCAAAAAATCATACCCTCctgtttaaaattaatttaaaacacAGATCTAAGTTCTAAACATCAGTTAAACAAATAGAATTAAGTAAAATCCATAAAGAAATTCATTTCTTGTGTAGTTAGTGGAAAAATTTAGATATATGACTTCGGATACAAACTTTCACACCTTcaaatatacataaatacatgTTTTTATGCATTTTTGGAAAATTACTTTAATAAGTAATCAACATCTCCTATTAATTTATAAGTACATGACAGATGGCAAACATATTATTACCCCTAAGTAAATCATAAAACATCACATAAAAGCAAAATAATTGAgcaaaaataataggaaaatgtTCATAAAAACTTACATCGATTGTGGAATACTCTACTAGGTCTATTTTATTTCCAACTAACACTACTGGGCAAGTGCCATCAGGATGATTTTGTCTAATAAGAGGCATCCAATATGAGGTGATCCTTTCAATAGAATCATCATCATCCACTGAGTACACAACGCATACTACACTGGCTTTTCTAATCTGCTCATCCAactcatcctcagtttgttctgCAGATGAATAATCCACAATATTGGTAGGGACTTAAAGCaagaaattatttaattttatttacaaataaccATACTGTTGGTAAATATTGCATTAATTAAACATGAGCTTTAAGTACCTTGCTCTGGAGTAACATCAGCTGGTATGGTGATCTCCTCCGCCTTTGAGGGTACATTTTCCGGAAATTCTTCACTTACCAACGATAAAATTAGGGATGTCTTACCCACACCACTATCACCCACTAATAAAATACGAACTGTGCGTTTTTGGGAAGTTTTCACTACCATTTTTTCAGGTACAGGTCTAGAAAACATTGTCACATTTTAGGTTAAGGCTTATCAATCAGTAACGTAAACAAGTTGATTGATCGTAATCACGAATTGAActtcagataaaaataaatattacgtGAAAGTGCTATCCTGCGGTTATAGGTGTGAACTGTAAGATACAAATGAATTGCCTACCTGTTTTATTGAATGACTTAGAGTGAACTTTCCCAGGAGAATACCGTtagatttataattatttttaaatacattgcACTATAATTAAAATcttcatttaaatattaatttttactattttatttcagtttctttcACTTTTTTCAGAATGTCAAAAAGAACGCGTGCGTGCCAAAAAATTGCACGTGACGTTTGACGCACTTCATTGACAAAATTTGGAAATTaattaagaaataaacaaaaattatcatCAAATTCCACACTACGCTCTATAGTTTGTTGAATATCGAACAGTTTATTACCCCCTGCTTAGATATTCATATATAGTTCAGCACTACATTGGGCTCCCGCGCAGATTATAATATTAAATTCTACTCCCAAAATAGATAACTTAAAATAGACATAAGTGTACAAGAAATGTTTATTCCCATTAATTGAATAAAAACAAAGTTGTGAAACTACAAACACAATGCATCTTAATATAGATTATCCATTTACTTCAAATTAATTAATTTGAAGTCTTTTAGTATAATCTTTTCAAATATGCCTCTATTTTTATTGACATCAATTTGTCATAACAAAACCACCATGAAGTCCACGACGTTGTCAGAGCTTCTGTTACTTAAAATTGAAATCCTTACAAAAAAAATTCCTtgcacaaataataaaattatttttcattaaacaaTTTACAAACGAAATTATAGTAACCaataactttaataaaataagaaaaagtactcaaataaaatatttaataacactTTAAGAACAAGTGTCATCAAAATTGACAACATTGAAGCTGTCATTTAAAGTATACTTTTTatgatttatttgaaatttttctttcaatttgTTACATGTGgaaagattatgaaaatattttgtaaatattacatatggaaagatttttaaaataatctaagTATCAGATTTTATTTAAATAGTGATATTTCAATTTGAAATCAACTTTTATATAGTGACATTTGACATTGAGTTGTGTAGTTTGACAGTTCAAAATAGGCTCTAGCGGTCGTTTTTGAAAATACGCCTTTTTTGATCGTGTTTAATGAAG from Diabrotica undecimpunctata isolate CICGRU chromosome 4, icDiaUnde3, whole genome shotgun sequence encodes:
- the Miro gene encoding mitochondrial Rho GTPase isoform X4 → MFSRPVPEKMVVKTSQKRTVRILLVGDSGVGKTSLILSLVSEEFPENVPSKAEEITIPADVTPEQVPTNIVDYSSAEQTEDELDEQIRKASVVCVVYSVDDDDSIERITSYWMPLIRQNHPDGTCPVVLVGNKIDLVEYSTIDGIFEIMEEFSEIETCIECSAKTLKNISEMFYYAQKAVLHPTSPIYSVDKADLSDGCKNALIRIFKICDIDCDGLLNDIELNNFQSRCFNAPLQPQVLDDVKAVLRKNLEDGVCHNCVTLNGFLYLHNLFIQRGRNETTWTVLRKFGYNDNLNMSKEYLYPSLKVPSGSTTELSFKGQQFLTHLFERFDKDRDKALSPSEYEELFSTCPTPAWGPDVSSMVPTNEKGWITYQGYMCQWALMTLVDLPRTFEYLAYLGYNIYENETQVTAIQVTRDKKTDLAKKQSSRNVYQCHVIGPSASGKSTFCRSFIKSILDSNPLQPEKTGVPNCTVNVIQVYGQEKIMVLRDINVRNVSDPLLPAEVQCDVACLVYDQNNPKSFEYIARIYIKYFAESKIPVLVVACKDDLEEVRQDYMLQPQSFCQKYKILPPQKFSAKGHNRKDVFIKLATMAAFPRFQAAWILFYKHRSVQFVLNKIINVVLYFASFIGLNMMK